The Campylobacter sp. CN_NE2 genome contains a region encoding:
- a CDS encoding Stealth CR1 domain-containing protein, with protein sequence MQIDFVIPWVDGSDHEWIKEFNKYCPQDKQIDTSNIRYRDNGLLKYWFRGVEKFAPWVRKVHFITNGQKPEWLNLQAPKLNFVKHSDYIPKEYLPIFSSHPIELYMHNIKDLSEHFVYFNDDTLLTNFIEQEFFFKDGLPCDCAILNVNAPKYFAHILLNNCIEINKNFNFYSVIKNNFFKWFNYKYGFDMLRTIFLLPYPRFNGFIDWHFAQPFKKSVIKEVWDKCDDVLLDTMNSKFRNITDVNQYLFRYWRLCKGEFHPTNFGNKKYFDFGYKKASNVDELCNAIKTKKYKEICINDGEIENYDDIMQNVQKAFDSILPEKSKFEL encoded by the coding sequence ATGCAAATAGATTTTGTAATTCCTTGGGTAGATGGGAGCGACCACGAGTGGATAAAGGAGTTCAATAAATATTGCCCCCAAGATAAACAAATAGATACAAGCAATATTAGATACAGAGATAACGGATTGTTAAAATATTGGTTTCGCGGTGTGGAAAAATTTGCTCCATGGGTTAGAAAAGTTCATTTTATCACAAACGGCCAAAAGCCAGAGTGGCTAAATTTGCAAGCACCAAAACTAAATTTCGTTAAACATAGTGACTATATTCCAAAAGAATACTTGCCAATTTTTAGCTCCCATCCAATCGAACTTTATATGCATAATATAAAAGATTTATCTGAACATTTTGTATATTTTAATGATGATACTCTTCTGACAAATTTCATAGAACAGGAATTTTTCTTTAAGGATGGTTTGCCGTGTGATTGTGCTATATTAAATGTAAATGCACCAAAATATTTTGCACATATTTTGCTAAATAATTGTATCGAAATAAATAAAAATTTTAATTTTTATAGTGTTATAAAAAATAATTTTTTTAAATGGTTTAATTATAAATATGGCTTTGATATGCTAAGAACTATATTTTTATTACCATATCCAAGATTTAACGGTTTTATAGATTGGCATTTTGCACAACCATTTAAAAAATCCGTAATAAAAGAAGTTTGGGATAAATGCGACGATGTTTTATTGGATACAATGAATTCAAAATTTAGAAATATTACAGATGTAAATCAATATTTGTTTAGATATTGGCGACTTTGCAAAGGTGAATTTCATCCAACAAATTTCGGAAATAAAAAATATTTTGATTTTGGTTATAAAAAAGCATCAAATGTAGATGAACTATGCAATGCAATTAAAACTAAAAAATATAAAGAGATTTGCATAAATGACGGCGAAATAGAAAACTATGATGATATTATGCAAAATGTCCAAAAGGCTTTTGATAGTATTTTGCCAGAAAAATCAAAATTTGAGTTATAG
- a CDS encoding glycosyltransferase family 2 protein produces MKPYAVSIIVPIYNVEKYIAKCATTLFEQDFDSIEYVFVNDCTPDNSMQVLQSVIEKYPNRKNDIKIINKPQNEGLGQARKTGFESATGEYILHIDSDDWVELDMASSLYKKAKEDDADIVCCDYFINYENKEIHHKENYEKAQINWLKAVLIDIIHSYVWNKMCRRSLYQNTTFPKFSYLEDCFISTQLFYFAKKISFIHKPLCHYRKFNASSLTCNNYSEKLSNDLKQLSISMNNFFINHNVDNEYKEYFYERILVPIILAIKGNLNKKVNFICPEANHIKYIFKNDSLSFITKLILATAFFKMDFIPVFFKNIYKKLKGFK; encoded by the coding sequence ATGAAACCATACGCAGTTAGTATAATAGTTCCTATTTACAATGTAGAAAAATATATCGCCAAATGTGCTACAACGCTATTTGAGCAAGATTTTGACAGTATTGAGTATGTTTTTGTAAATGACTGTACGCCCGATAATAGTATGCAAGTTTTGCAAAGCGTTATAGAAAAATATCCAAATAGAAAAAATGATATAAAAATCATAAACAAACCACAAAACGAAGGTTTGGGTCAGGCTAGGAAAACAGGCTTTGAAAGTGCGACTGGCGAATATATTTTGCATATCGATAGCGACGATTGGGTTGAGCTTGATATGGCAAGCTCTTTATATAAAAAAGCGAAAGAAGATGATGCAGATATTGTATGTTGTGATTATTTTATAAATTATGAAAATAAAGAAATTCATCATAAAGAAAATTATGAAAAAGCGCAAATAAATTGGCTAAAAGCGGTTTTAATCGATATTATTCACTCTTATGTATGGAATAAAATGTGTAGGCGTTCATTATATCAAAATACTACATTTCCAAAATTTTCATATCTAGAAGATTGTTTTATTTCAACACAATTGTTTTATTTTGCCAAAAAAATATCATTTATACATAAACCATTGTGTCATTATCGCAAATTTAATGCTTCATCTTTAACATGTAATAATTACTCAGAAAAATTATCTAATGATCTAAAACAATTATCTATTTCTATGAATAATTTTTTTATTAATCATAATGTAGATAACGAATACAAAGAATATTTTTATGAACGAATACTAGTTCCAATAATTTTAGCAATCAAGGGAAATTTAAATAAAAAAGTAAATTTTATTTGCCCAGAGGCGAATCATATAAAATATATATTTAAAAATGATTCATTATCTTTTATAACAAAATTAATCCTTGCAACAGCTTTTTTTAAAATGGATTTTATTCCAGTATTTTTCAAAAATATATACAAAAAATTAAAAGGATTTAAATGA